In the Gopherus evgoodei ecotype Sinaloan lineage unplaced genomic scaffold, rGopEvg1_v1.p scaffold_200_arrow_ctg1, whole genome shotgun sequence genome, one interval contains:
- the GNB2 gene encoding guanine nucleotide-binding protein G(I)/G(S)/G(T) subunit beta-2 → MSELEQLRQEAEQLRAQIRDARKSCGDSTLSQITAAMDPVGRIQMRTRRTLRGHLAKIYAMHWGTDSRLLVSASQDGKLIIWDSYTTNKVHAIPLRSSWVMTCAYAPSGNYVACGGLDNICSIYSLKTREGNVRVSRELPGHTGYLSCCRFLDDNQIITSSGDTTCALWDIETGQQTTTFGGHSGDVMSLSLAPDARSFVSGACDASIKLWDVRDSMCRQTFTGHESDINAVCFFPNGNAFTTGSDDATCRLFDLRADQELMMYSHDNIICGITSVAFSKSGRLLLAGYDDFNCNIWDAMKGDRAGVLAGHDNRVSCLGVTDDGMAVATGSWDSFLKIWN, encoded by the exons ATGAGCGAACTGGAGCAGCTGCGGCAGGAGGCGGAGCAGCTGCGCGCCCAGATCCGG gacgCGCGGAAATCATGCGGCGACTCCACCCTGAGCCAG ATCACCGCCGCGATGGACCCCGTGGGGCGCATCCAGATGCGGACGCGACGCACCTTGCGAGGCCACCTGGCGAAAATCTACGCCATGCACTGGGGCACCGACTCCAG gCTGCTGGTCAGCGCCTCGCAGGACGGGAAACTGATCATCTGGGACAGTTACACCACGAATAAG gtcCACGCCATCCCGCTGCGCTCCTCCTGGGTCATGACCTGCGCCTATGCCCCGTCGGGGAACTACGTGGCCTGCGGGGGCCTGGACAACATCTGCTCCATCTACAGCCTGAAGACCCGGGAGGGGAACGTGCGCGTGAGCCGGGAGCTGCCGGGCCACACGG GTTACCTCTCCTGCTGCCGCTTCCTCGATGACAATCAGATCATCACCAGCTCAGGGGACACCACCTG tgcgcTATGGGACATCGAGACGGGGCAGCAGACGACGACTTTCGGGGGCCACAGCGGGGACGTGATGAGTCTCTCGCTGGCCCCCGACGCCCGGAGCTTCGTGTCCGGCGCCTGCGACGCCTCCATCAAGCTGTGGGACGTACGGGACAGTATGTGCCGGCAAACGTTCACCGGGCACGAGTCGGACATCAACGCCGTGTGT ttcTTCCCCAACGGGAACGCCTTCACCACGGGCTCGGACGACGCCACCTGCCGGCTCTTCGACCTGCGCGCCGACCAGGAGCTCATGATGTATTCGCACGACAACATCATCTGCGGCATCACCTCGGTGGCGTTCTCCAAGAGcgggcgcctcctgctggccggcTACGACGACTTCAACTGCAACATCTGGGACGCCATGAAAGGCGACCGCGCAG GGGTCCTGGCCGGCCACGACAACCGCGTGAGCTGCCTGGGGGTGACGGACGACGGGATGGCCGTGGCCACTGGCTCCTGGGACAGCTTCCTAAAAATCTGGAActag